In Hamadaea flava, a genomic segment contains:
- a CDS encoding tetratricopeptide repeat protein, with protein MWDRERTQAIGGRRMRRRLMILAAPLPLFAVSYMAFAQTPNDGNSHPALRLFTILGPLVLLMIFAAWSVLSEWRSSEVIVPSMLPPAPPTVGRSIQLSKLREYLVSLRRDSRPRLVQIVGEPGLGKTTLAVDAARSVTSHYAGGVLFATVGAAHLRDSSRDAVTKAILKDFIQALQRGGTAVPNTLEGCIERFRALTSKSRRGVLVLLDNVPNAAAVKNLLPSGPASGVIVTSRKAVSLPDWHVIPVAALSPEDSLTLLVSIIGEQRLQPTSGADPNADADAAREIVKRCGGSPLAIRLAGAALVARPHWSLARAAEGMETVRMKPRNKASGVFDFSFALLTEQEQNALVALGLLEERVFEPWMLATLLGLPNDEEAVAWRLSDRLATVGLLETIMNDATGATEYRILEQVHEYARLRARDPSSPFATRADVAKERLKQARRARGTRDLREIREILTGQVYPALEKGYLTRSQNYALDALTLARETIARAEAEVDRTAGGAGSTSARNRLEAAQKGERLALAALAEVRTELGGVDDALALCKQARGAAFPEADVRALRCMGKLYRRKHQFADAQKVLAEAAEVADSIDERSELARVYRETAIMLGKMGHTAEALKIVDEGLSLDLPAEVARRLRPSLLWAKALVIADGSPSRHEDADAEQILAEALEIARELGQRLWAAWIELLLARVLRQADRLEQSRMTADRAMELFGQMRHRYGVAWCRLEAGRSYRTADRLSDAILRLEEARQSLSTCDDRWMEACAAFELGEVLIRSGQESDNDASRLSAAVRELRLADALFEQLGDSASRERVTQALKQANRALADRRTQTSTAGSPPIVDAAGFWHSNLAGTH; from the coding sequence GTGTGGGATCGTGAGCGTACTCAAGCGATAGGGGGTCGTCGCATGCGACGCCGACTCATGATCCTCGCGGCACCGCTCCCGCTCTTCGCGGTATCGTACATGGCCTTTGCGCAGACCCCCAACGACGGCAATTCGCATCCCGCGCTGCGTCTCTTCACGATATTGGGGCCGCTCGTCCTGCTGATGATCTTCGCTGCGTGGTCGGTCTTGTCGGAGTGGCGTTCCAGCGAAGTGATCGTCCCCTCCATGCTGCCACCGGCGCCGCCCACGGTCGGGCGGAGCATTCAGCTGTCGAAGCTCAGGGAGTACCTGGTTTCGCTCCGTCGAGACTCGCGACCGCGACTTGTTCAGATCGTCGGCGAGCCCGGTCTCGGCAAGACCACCTTGGCAGTCGACGCGGCTCGCAGCGTCACCAGTCATTACGCCGGCGGCGTGCTGTTCGCCACCGTCGGCGCCGCCCATCTGCGGGACAGTTCGCGCGACGCCGTCACCAAGGCGATCCTCAAGGACTTCATCCAGGCGCTCCAGCGCGGCGGAACGGCAGTGCCGAACACCCTCGAGGGCTGCATCGAACGCTTCCGGGCGCTGACCTCCAAGTCGCGTCGTGGCGTACTCGTGTTGCTGGACAACGTGCCGAACGCGGCGGCCGTGAAGAACCTGCTGCCCAGCGGTCCGGCGTCCGGCGTGATCGTCACCTCTCGCAAGGCGGTTTCCCTCCCCGACTGGCACGTGATCCCGGTAGCGGCCTTGTCCCCCGAGGATTCGCTCACACTGCTTGTCAGCATCATCGGCGAGCAGCGCCTCCAGCCGACCTCCGGAGCGGACCCGAACGCGGATGCGGACGCCGCGAGGGAGATCGTCAAGCGGTGCGGTGGATCACCGTTGGCGATCCGGCTTGCCGGCGCGGCACTTGTGGCACGGCCGCATTGGAGCTTGGCGCGAGCCGCGGAAGGGATGGAGACCGTCCGGATGAAGCCGCGGAACAAGGCTTCGGGCGTCTTCGACTTCAGCTTCGCGTTGCTGACTGAGCAGGAGCAGAACGCCCTCGTCGCACTCGGGCTGCTGGAGGAACGGGTCTTCGAACCGTGGATGCTCGCCACGTTGCTGGGCCTTCCCAACGACGAGGAGGCGGTCGCCTGGCGGTTGTCGGACCGGCTCGCCACCGTGGGCCTGCTCGAAACGATCATGAACGATGCCACCGGGGCAACCGAATACAGAATCCTGGAACAGGTTCACGAGTATGCCCGTCTTCGCGCACGAGACCCGTCGTCGCCATTCGCCACGCGCGCGGATGTGGCGAAGGAGCGGCTGAAGCAGGCGCGGCGCGCACGAGGCACACGAGACCTGCGCGAGATCCGGGAGATCCTTACCGGGCAGGTCTACCCGGCACTGGAGAAGGGATATCTCACTCGATCCCAGAACTACGCGCTGGATGCCCTGACCCTGGCGAGGGAGACCATCGCGCGCGCGGAAGCCGAGGTCGACCGCACTGCGGGGGGCGCCGGATCGACGAGTGCCCGCAATCGGCTGGAAGCGGCGCAGAAGGGCGAACGGCTGGCCCTCGCCGCGCTGGCTGAGGTACGCACTGAACTCGGCGGTGTCGATGACGCGCTGGCCCTGTGCAAGCAGGCACGTGGCGCCGCGTTTCCGGAGGCCGACGTACGCGCCTTGCGCTGCATGGGCAAGCTCTACCGGCGCAAGCACCAGTTCGCCGACGCGCAGAAGGTCTTGGCCGAGGCCGCCGAGGTCGCAGACTCCATCGACGAGCGATCCGAGTTGGCTCGCGTGTACCGCGAGACCGCCATCATGCTCGGAAAGATGGGTCACACCGCGGAGGCGCTCAAGATCGTCGACGAAGGATTGTCGCTCGATCTGCCGGCCGAGGTCGCCAGACGATTGCGCCCGAGTTTGCTGTGGGCCAAGGCGCTCGTCATCGCCGACGGCTCGCCTTCGCGACATGAGGACGCCGATGCGGAGCAGATCCTGGCCGAAGCCCTCGAGATCGCCCGCGAACTCGGCCAACGGCTCTGGGCGGCGTGGATCGAGTTGCTGCTGGCGCGGGTGCTCCGCCAAGCCGACCGTCTCGAGCAGAGCAGAATGACCGCCGATCGAGCGATGGAGCTGTTCGGGCAGATGCGGCATCGGTACGGCGTCGCCTGGTGCCGTCTGGAAGCGGGACGCTCCTATCGGACCGCTGACCGCCTCAGCGATGCGATCCTGCGGCTCGAGGAGGCTCGGCAGAGCTTGTCGACCTGCGACGACCGATGGATGGAGGCTTGTGCCGCCTTCGAACTCGGTGAGGTCCTCATCCGATCCGGTCAGGAGAGCGACAACGACGCCTCGCGGCTTTCGGCCGCCGTACGCGAGCTGAGACTCGCGGACGCGCTGTTCGAACAACTTGGCGACTCGGCGAGCCGGGAGCGCGTGACGCAGGCGCTCAAGCAGGCGAATCGCGCGTTAGCCGATCGACGAACGCAGACCTCCACGGCCGGATCCCCGCCCATCGTCGACGCTGCGGGATTTTGGCACAGCAACCTAGCCGGAACTCATTGA